A region of Arabidopsis thaliana chromosome 5, partial sequence DNA encodes the following proteins:
- a CDS encoding MADS-box transcription factor family protein (MADS-box transcription factor family protein; FUNCTIONS IN: DNA binding, sequence-specific DNA binding transcription factor activity; INVOLVED IN: regulation of transcription, DNA-dependent; LOCATED IN: nucleus; EXPRESSED IN: flower, cultured cell, endosperm; EXPRESSED DURING: petal differentiation and expansion stage; CONTAINS InterPro DOMAIN/s: Transcription factor, MADS-box (InterPro:IPR002100); BEST Arabidopsis thaliana protein match is: AGAMOUS-like 80 (TAIR:AT5G48670.1); Has 35333 Blast hits to 34131 proteins in 2444 species: Archae - 798; Bacteria - 22429; Metazoa - 974; Fungi - 991; Plants - 531; Viruses - 0; Other Eukaryotes - 9610 (source: NCBI BLink).) produces the protein MTRQKVKMTFIENETARKSTFKKRKKGLLKKAQELGILCGVPIFAVVNSPYELNPEVWPSREAANQVVSQWKTMSVMDKTKKMVNQETFLQQRITKATESWKKLRKENKELEMKNIMFDCLSGKTLVSSIEKTELRDFGYVIEQQLKDVNRRIEILKRNNEPSSALVPVAAPTTSSVMPVVEMGSSSVGFYDKVRDQIQITLNMKQTTNDLDLNKKQW, from the coding sequence atGACGAGACAGAAAGTGAAAATGACTTTCATAGAAAATGAAACAGCAAGAAAATCAAcattcaagaaaagaaagaaaggtcTTTTGAAGAAAGCTCAAGAGTTGGGAATTCTTTGTGGCGTCCCGATCTTTGCTGTCGTCAACAGTCCGTACGAGCTGAACCCGGAGGTGTGGCCATCGAGAGAGGCTGCGAACCAGGTGGTGTCCCAATGGAAGACGATGTCGGTGATGGACAAGACCAAGAAGATGGTGAACCAAGAGACCTTTCTCCAACAGAGGATCACCAAAGCAACCGAGTCTTGGAAGAAGTTGCGGAAAGAGAACAAAGAGttggagatgaagaacatTATGTTTGATTGTCTTAGTGGCAAAACTTTGGTTTCTAGTATCGAAAAAACTGAGCTTCGAGATTTTGGTTATGTCATTGAACAACAACTCAAAGATGTTAATCGTAGGATCGAGATTCTGAAAAGGAACAATGAACCATCTTCCGCCCTCGTTCCTGTTGCTGCCCCTACAACATCTAGTGTCATGCCTGTGGTTGAGATGGGTTCTTCTTCGGTTGGATTTTACGACAAGGTTCGagatcaaattcaaattacTTTGAATATGAAACAGACCACAAATGATTTGGATCTGAACAAGAAACAGTGGTGA
- a CDS encoding uncharacterized protein (unknown protein; BEST Arabidopsis thaliana protein match is: unknown protein (TAIR:AT3G05858.1); Has 48 Blast hits to 48 proteins in 8 species: Archae - 0; Bacteria - 0; Metazoa - 0; Fungi - 0; Plants - 48; Viruses - 0; Other Eukaryotes - 0 (source: NCBI BLink).): MGARRSSHHRVEADASWDDVIYTRKAWASDEDKRYWVAEPGIDRKASAFIAKFHASRVSESERQTLPPCQSHHD; this comes from the exons ATGGGAG CAAGAAGATCGTCTCATCATAGAGTTGAAGCTGATGCATCATGGGACGACGTCATTTACACAAGAAAGGCATGGGCCAGCGACGAGGACAAGCGTTATTGGGTAGCTGAGCCAGGTATTGACCGTAAAGCTTCTGCCTTCATCGCCAAGTTCCATGCCTCTCGTGTCTCTGAGTCCGAACGCCAAACTCTTCCTCCTTGCCAATCCCATCATGACTAG
- a CDS encoding Beta-galactosidase related protein (Beta-galactosidase related protein; FUNCTIONS IN: hydrolase activity, hydrolyzing O-glycosyl compounds; INVOLVED IN: carbohydrate metabolic process; CONTAINS InterPro DOMAIN/s: Glycoside hydrolase, family 35 (InterPro:IPR001944); BEST Arabidopsis thaliana protein match is: Glycosyl hydrolase family 35 protein (TAIR:AT3G44070.1); Has 72 Blast hits to 70 proteins in 2 species: Archae - 0; Bacteria - 0; Metazoa - 0; Fungi - 0; Plants - 72; Viruses - 0; Other Eukaryotes - 0 (source: NCBI BLink).), with protein sequence MESMVCGRHLISYHTSLLCLLNIYLKTCPLESPRSSIKVSQSLKKTLSDSLHYHGRLQWLRQRGTMISAPRSGDYRCFLNHVSSYPLLTVFSLVQFAMVHSAIFVKLRFMFCLYVLDRLQNVCGFLNLHGSFHVREDPPILLQLITYLLQTLCVASSYTLSHEFALLKIFGISSLTHPCDINIFVQTSAKALRCVVLLVQTRRLPLAPSSTPFRLLTLAIRSSNDLFLEEASTTFDLTCSTKLLTFWFKALKDHLPSTSCYLVIFLVLTLGYALYYCAFNFGISDFSYLYICYLF encoded by the coding sequence ATGGAGTCAATGGTTTGTGGACGCCACTTGATCTCATATCATACCTCTTTGCTCTGTTTGCTCAACATTTATCTGAAAACCTGCCCTTTAGAATCACCTAGAAGTTCTATCAAAGTTTCCCAAAGCTTGAAGAAGACTCTCTCGGATAGCTTACATTATCACGGCCGTTTGCAATGGTTGAGGCAGCGCGGCACTATGATCTCGGCTCCAAGGAGTGGGGATTACCGCTGCTTCCTCAACCATGTATCATCTTATCCTTTGCTCACCGTGTTCTCTCTTGTACAATTTGCCATGGTTCATTCGGCTATATTTGTGAAGCTCaggtttatgttttgtctcTATGTGTTAGACCGACTACAAAATGTGTGTGGATTCCTTAATCTCCATGGCTCGTTTCATGTGAGAGAGGACCCACCGATTTTGTTACAGCTTATCACTTATCTTCTACAAACCCTTTGTGTAGCTTCTTCATATACATTGAGTCATGAGTTTGCTCTTTTGAAGATCTTTGGAATATCGTCCTTAACCCATCCATGTGACATCAACATCTTTGTCCAAACCTCTGCTAAAGCTCTACGTTGTGTAGTTCTCCTTGTGCAGACAAGAAGATTGCCGTTAGCCCCTTCATCAACGCCATTCCGTCTCTTGACATTGGCAATTCGTTCATCCAATGACTTGTTCTTGGAAGAAGCCTCGACAACCTTTGACCTCACATGCTCCACAAAGCTTCTTACCTTTTGGTTCAAAGCTCTCAAGGATCACTTGCCGAGTACCTCTTGTTACCTTGTTATTTTCCTTGTATTAACTTTGGGGTATGCCCTTTATTATTGTGCTTTCAACTTTGGAATTTCAGATTTCTCTTATCTTTATATTTGTTATCTTTTCTAA
- a CDS encoding D111/G-patch domain-containing protein (D111/G-patch domain-containing protein; FUNCTIONS IN: zinc ion binding, nucleic acid binding; INVOLVED IN: biological_process unknown; LOCATED IN: intracellular; EXPRESSED IN: 24 plant structures; EXPRESSED DURING: 13 growth stages; CONTAINS InterPro DOMAIN/s: Zinc finger, C2H2-like (InterPro:IPR015880), Zinc finger, C2H2-type (InterPro:IPR007087), D111/G-patch (InterPro:IPR000467), Zinc finger, double-stranded RNA binding (InterPro:IPR022755); BEST Arabidopsis thaliana protein match is: suppressor of abi3-5 (TAIR:AT3G54230.1); Has 2550 Blast hits to 2366 proteins in 262 species: Archae - 4; Bacteria - 51; Metazoa - 1383; Fungi - 291; Plants - 280; Viruses - 14; Other Eukaryotes - 527 (source: NCBI BLink).), giving the protein MDISRRESKTEASSREKRIYEKDQMNQESFIEGLAEEFRLPITHRVTENVDLEDVEQASLDVKISSSNVGFRLLQKMGWKGKGLGKQEQGITEPIKSGIRDRRLGLGKQEEDDYFTAEENIQRKKLDIEIEETEEIAKKREVLAEREQKIQSDVKEIRKVFYCELCSKQYRTVMEFEGHLSSYDHNHKKRFKEMKEMHGASGRDERKKREQQRQEREMTKMADARKQHQMQQSQQEVPENVPVSAPAKTTVAPLAVQDQRKTLKFGFSSKSGIISKSQPTSSIKKPKVAIASVFGNDSDED; this is encoded by the exons ATGGATATTAGCCGGCGTGAAAGTAAGACGGAAGCAAGTAGTAGAGAGAAACGGATTTATGAGAAAGATCAG ATGAATCAAGAGTCTTTTATTGAGGGATTGGCAGAGGAGTTTCGGTTGCCAATTACTCATAGGGTTACTGAAAATGTTGATTTGGAGGATGTGGAGCAAGCTTCGTTAGATGTAAAGATATCGTCGTCGAATGTCGggtttcgtcttcttcagaaAATGGGTTGGAAAGGAAAAGGTCTTGGAAAGCAAGAGCAag GTATAACGGAGCCTATAAAGTCCGGTATAAGAGATCGAAGACTCGGTTTAgggaaacaagaagaagatgattattTCACTGCAGAGGAAAACATCCAGCGGAAGAAACTTGATATCGAGATTGAGGAGACTGAGGAAATCGCAAAGAAACGGGAG GTCCTAGCAGAACGTGAGCAGAAGATCCAGAGCGATGTTAAAGAAATCCGTAAAGTCTTCTATTGTGAACTATGCAGCAAACAGTATAGAACGGTGATGGAGTTTGAAGGTCACTTGAGCTCATACGATCACAACCATAAGAAG CGAttcaaagaaatgaaagaaatgcACGGAGCAAGCGGCCGCGATGAGAGGAAGAAACGAGAGCAGCAACGTCAAGAGAGGGAGATGACTAAAAT GGCTGATGCTCGCAAACAACATCAGATGCAACAGAGCCAGCAAGAAGTCCCAGAGAATGTCCCGGTTTCTGCACCGGCTAAGACCACGGTTGCACCACTTGCTGTCCAAGATCAGCGAAAAACATTGAAGTTTGGCTTCTCTTCTAAAAGCGGCATTATATCAAAG AGCCAACCCACAAGCAGCATCAAGAAGCCGAAAGTAGCAATCGCGTCCGTTTTCGGGAACGATAGCGACGAAGATTAA
- a CDS encoding anaphase-promoting complex subunit 11 RING-H2 finger protein (BEST Arabidopsis thaliana protein match is: anaphase-promoting complex/cyclosome 11 (TAIR:AT3G05870.2); Has 293 Blast hits to 293 proteins in 137 species: Archae - 0; Bacteria - 0; Metazoa - 128; Fungi - 102; Plants - 41; Viruses - 0; Other Eukaryotes - 22 (source: NCBI BLink).), producing MAWGTWDAQDETCGLCRMPFDASCPDCKLPEDDCPLSKLLGDYCLAMAIALCVVEDGNIKSN from the exons ATGGCATGGGGTACATGGGATGCTCAAGATGAGACATGTGGGTTATGTCGGATGCCATTTGATGCTTCTTGTCCTGACTGCAAACTCCCTGAGGATGATTGCCCTCTAAGTAAACTCCTCGGGGATTATTGCCT agctatGGCCATTGCCCTATGTGTCGTAGAAGATGGAAATATAAAGAGTAACTAG
- a CDS encoding Pyridoxal phosphate (PLP)-dependent transferases superfamily protein (Pyridoxal phosphate (PLP)-dependent transferases superfamily protein; FUNCTIONS IN: pyridoxal phosphate binding, catalytic activity; INVOLVED IN: metabolic process; LOCATED IN: chloroplast; EXPRESSED IN: 22 plant structures; EXPRESSED DURING: 13 growth stages; CONTAINS InterPro DOMAIN/s: Pyridoxal phosphate-dependent transferase, major domain (InterPro:IPR015424), Aminotransferase, class V/Cysteine desulfurase (InterPro:IPR000192), Pyridoxal phosphate-dependent transferase, major region, subdomain 1 (InterPro:IPR015421); BEST Arabidopsis thaliana protein match is: Pyridoxal phosphate (PLP)-dependent transferases superfamily protein (TAIR:AT3G62130.1); Has 35333 Blast hits to 34131 proteins in 2444 species: Archae - 798; Bacteria - 22429; Metazoa - 974; Fungi - 991; Plants - 531; Viruses - 0; Other Eukaryotes - 9610 (source: NCBI BLink).), which translates to MASSLSPPEEASYHHRHTKRYTSSASSASSTTNGTVESSVSDFVKRPKISHPNYISSSEIESEFSHHDPDFARINNGSFGCCPSSILALQRDWQLRFLRQPDRFYFDELKPKISDSRSVIKRLINAEHDDEVSIVDNATTAAAIVLQQTAWAFREGRFDKGDAVVMLHYAYGSVKKSVEAYVTRSGGHVTEVQLPFPVISADEIIDRFRIGLESGKANGRRVRLALIDHVTSMPSVVIPIKELVKICRREGVDQVFVDAAHGIGCVDVDMKEIGADFYTSNLHKWFFAPPSVAFLYCRKSSNGGVADLHHPVVSNEYGNGLAVESSWVGTRDYSAQLVVPSILEFVNRFEGGIDGIKKRNHESVVEMGQMLVKSWGTQLGCPPEMCASMIMVGLPVCLGVSSESDVLKLRTFLREKFRIEIPIYFRPPGDGEIDPITGYVRISFQVYNKPEDYHRLRDAINGLVRDGFKCTSLSC; encoded by the coding sequence ATGGCGTCGTCTCTATCTCCACCGGAAGAAGCTTCGTATCACCACCGTCATACCAAAAGGTACACCTCCTCCGCTTCCTCCGCTTCCTCCACCACCAACGGAACCGTCGAATCATCGGTTTCCGATTTCGTCAAACGTCCCAAAATCTCTCATCCGAATTACATATCAAGTTCCGAGATCGAATCAGAGTTTTCTCATCACGATCCAGATTTCGCAAGAATCAACAACGGTAGTTTTGGTTGTTGTCCGTCATCAATCCTAGCTTTACAACGAGATTGGCAGCTCCGGTTCCTTCGTCAACCGGATCGATTCTATTTCGACGaactcaaaccaaaaatctcCGATTCTAGATCTGTAATCAAACGGTTAATAAACGCCGAGCATGACGATGAAGTCTCGATCGTCGATAACGCAACAACCGCAGCTGCAATCGTTCTTCAACAAACCGCTTGGGCTTTTCGTGAAGGTCGGTTCGATAAAGGCGACGCGGTGGTTATGCTTCATTACGCTTATGGCTCTGTGAAGAAATCTGTTGAAGCGTATGTTACACGCTCCGGTGGACACGTCACCGAGGTACAGTTACCTTTTCCGGTTATTTCGGCGGATGAGATTATTGACCGGTTTAGGATTGGTTTAGAGTCTGGTAAAGCGAATGGTAGGAGAGTTAGGTTAGCTTTGATTGATCATGTGACTTCTATGCCAAGTGTTGTGATTCCTATTAAAGAGCTTGTGAAGATTTGTAGAAGAGAAGGTGTTGACCAAGTTTTTGTTGATGCTGCTCATGGGATAGGTTGTGTTGATGTTGATATGAAGGAGATTGGTGCTGATTTCTATACTAGTAATCTTCATAAGTGGTTTTTCGCACCGCCTTCTGTTGCTTTCTTGTATTGTAGGAAATCGAGTAATGGTGGTGTTGCGGATTTGCATCATCCCGTTGTTTCGAATGAGTATGGGAACGGTTTGGCGGTTGAGAGTTCGTGGGTTGGAACTAGAGATTATAGTGCTCAGTTGGTGGTTCCTTCGATATTGGAGTTTGTAAATCGGTTTGAAGGCGGGATTGATGGTATTAAGAAGAGGAATCATGAGTCTGTTGTTGAGATGGGTCAAATGTTGGTTAAGTCTTGGGGGACTCAGCTCGGTTGTCCCCCTGAGATGTGTGCGAGTATGATCATGGTTGGGTTGCCAGTGTGTTTAGGAGTGTCGAGTGAGTCGGATGTTTTGAAGCTTAGAACGTTTTTAAGAGAAAAGTTCAGAATTGAAATCCCAATCTACTTTAGGCCACCAGGGGATGGAGAGATTGATCCGATCACGGGATATGTGCGTATTTCTTTTCAAGTTTACAACAAACCTGAGGATTATCATAGGCTCAGGGACGCAATAAACGGGCTTGTTAGAGATGGGTTCAAATGCACGTCTCTATCTTGTTGA
- a CDS encoding Beta-galactosidase related protein (Beta-galactosidase related protein; FUNCTIONS IN: hydrolase activity, hydrolyzing O-glycosyl compounds; INVOLVED IN: carbohydrate metabolic process; LOCATED IN: endomembrane system; CONTAINS InterPro DOMAIN/s: Glycoside hydrolase, family 35 (InterPro:IPR001944); BEST Arabidopsis thaliana protein match is: Beta-galactosidase related protein (TAIR:AT2G04378.1); Has 20 Blast hits to 20 proteins in 2 species: Archae - 0; Bacteria - 0; Metazoa - 0; Fungi - 0; Plants - 20; Viruses - 0; Other Eukaryotes - 0 (source: NCBI BLink).) — protein sequence MESMVCGRHLISYHTSLLCLLNIYLKTCPLESPRSSIKVSQSLKKTLSDSLHYHGRLQWLRQRGTMISAPRSGDYRCFLNHVSSYPLLTVFSLVQFAMVHSAIFVKLSFFIYIES from the exons ATGGAGTCAATGGTTTGTGGACGCCACTTGATCTCATATCATACCTCTTTGCTCTGTTTGCTCAACATTTATCTGAAAACCTGCCCTTTAGAATCACCTAGAAGTTCTATCAAAGTTTCCCAAAGCTTGAAGAAGACTCTCTCGGATAGCTTACATTATCACGGCCGTTTGCAATGGTTGAGGCAGCGCGGCACTATGATCTCGGCTCCAAGGAGTGGGGATTACCGCTGCTTCCTCAACCATGTATCATCTTATCCTTTGCTCACCGTGTTCTCTCTTGTACAATTTGCCATGGTTCATTCGGCTATATTTGTGAAGCTCag CTTCTTCATATACATTGAGTCATGA
- a CDS encoding reverse transcriptase-like protein (BEST Arabidopsis thaliana protein match is: Ribonuclease H-like superfamily protein (TAIR:AT3G09510.1); Has 30201 Blast hits to 17322 proteins in 780 species: Archae - 12; Bacteria - 1396; Metazoa - 17338; Fungi - 3422; Plants - 5037; Viruses - 0; Other Eukaryotes - 2996 (source: NCBI BLink).), whose amino-acid sequence MSLPARIQTKGKTSWMKHAAPFVKCNFDAGFQENNEQGMGGWILRDHYGEAKAWGSSILDHVITPLDAETKALIVAMQQVWIRGYKLVQFEGGCEVLINAINGKSSRSSSSFSSEFTKSVFQADSCNQPQWLTNLLCKDLQS is encoded by the exons ATGTCGCTTCCCGCGAGAATACAGACAAAAGGAAAAACTTCGTGGATGAAACATGCAGCTCCTTTTGTCAAATGCAACTTTGACGCTGGTTTTCAGGAAAATAACGAGCAAGGCATGGGTGGTTGGATTTTACGAGATCATTACGGCGAAGCGAAAGCTTGGGGCTCATCGATTTTGGATCATGTCATCACCCCTTTGGACGCAGAAACAAAAGCTCTCATTGTGGCAATGCAACAAGTCTGGATAAGAGGTTACAAACTGGTTCAATTTGAAGGTGGTTGCGAGGTGCTCATCAATGCGATCAATGGCAAATCTTCTCG CTCATCATCTAGTTTCTCTTCAGAGTTCACAAAATCAGTCTTTCAAGCAGATTCATGTAATCAGCCACAATGGCTAACAAACCTTCTTTGTAAAGATTTGCAGTCTTGA
- the AGL36 gene encoding AGAMOUS-like 36 (AGAMOUS-like 36 (AGL36); FUNCTIONS IN: DNA binding, sequence-specific DNA binding transcription factor activity; INVOLVED IN: regulation of transcription, DNA-dependent; LOCATED IN: nucleus; CONTAINS InterPro DOMAIN/s: Transcription factor, MADS-box (InterPro:IPR002100); BEST Arabidopsis thaliana protein match is: AGAMOUS-like-34 (TAIR:AT5G26580.1); Has 3545 Blast hits to 3533 proteins in 436 species: Archae - 0; Bacteria - 0; Metazoa - 576; Fungi - 158; Plants - 2746; Viruses - 0; Other Eukaryotes - 65 (source: NCBI BLink).), which translates to MKKVKLSLIANERSRKTSFIKRKDGIFKKLHELSTLCGVQACALIYSPFIPVPESWPSREGAKKVASRFLEMPPTARTKKMMDQETYLMERITKAKEQLKNLAAENRELQVRRFMFDCVEGKMSQYHYDAKDLQDLQSCINLYLDQLNGRIESIKENGESLLSSVSPFPTRIGVDEIGDESFSDSPIHATTGVVDTLNATNPHVLTGDMTPFLDADATAVTASSRFFDHIPYENMNMSQNLHEPFQHLVPTNVCDFFQNQNMNQVQYQAPNNLFNQIQREFYNINLNLNLNLNSNQYLNQQQSFMNPMVEQHMNHVGGRESIPFVDGNCYNYHQLPSNQLPAVDHASTSYMPSTTGVYDPYINNNL; encoded by the coding sequence atgaagaaggtgaagcTATCTTTGATAGCTAATGAAAGATCAAGGAAAACATCCTTCATAAAGAGGAAAGACGGGATTTTTAAGAAACTCCACGAGTTGTCAACTCTGTGTGGTGTCCAAGCTTGTGCTCTCATCTACAGTCCATTCATACCGGTTCCAGAGTCATGGCCGTCAAGGGAAGGTGCTAAAAAGGTGGCTTCAAGGTTTCTGGAGATGCCGCCGACAGCCCGAaccaagaagatgatggaTCAAGAGACTTACCTTATGGAGAGGATTACCAAAGCAAAAGAGCAACTAAAGAACCTGGCTGCTGAGAACCGAGAGTTACAGGTTAGACGATTTATGTTTGATTGTGTTGAAGGCAAAATGTCCCAGTATCATTATGATGCAAAAGACCTTCAAGATTTGCAATCTTGTATAAATCTATATCTCGATCAGCTTAACGGAAGGATCGAGTCCATTAAAGAAAATGGTGAGTCGTTGTTGTCTTCCGTCTCTCCTTTTCCTACTAGAATTGGTGTTGACGAAATTGGTGATGAGTCATTTTCCGACTCTCCTATTCATGCTACAACTGGGGTTGTAGATACTCTTAATGCTACCAATCCTCATGTTCTTACGGGCGATATGACTCCTTTTCTTGATGCGGACGCAACTGCGGTAACTGCTTCCAGTAGATTTTTTGATCATATTccatatgaaaatatgaatatgagTCAAAATCTGCATGAACCGTTTCAACACCTTGTTCCTACTAAcgtttgtgatttttttcaaaatcagaatATGAATCAGGTTCAATACCAGGCTCCTAATAATCTGTTTAATCAGATTCAACGAGAATTCTACAACATAAATTTGAATCTGAATTTGAATCTGAATTCGAATCAGTATCTGAATCAACAACAATCATTCATGAATCCGATGGTGGAACAACATATGAATCATGTTGGAGGGCGTGAAAGCATTCCTTTCGTGGACGGAAACTGCTACAACTACCATCAACTACCATCCAATCAACTACCAGCCGTTGATCATGCTTCCACCAGTTACATGCCTTCCACCACCGGTGTCTATGATCCTTACATCAACAATAATCTCTAA